In Gossypium arboreum isolate Shixiya-1 chromosome 5, ASM2569848v2, whole genome shotgun sequence, a single genomic region encodes these proteins:
- the LOC108471839 gene encoding probable LRR receptor-like serine/threonine-protein kinase At3g47570, translating into MSIFHFLPSALMFFHCFMVTYTVTTRNLTTDQSVLLEFKHQINDPHGILVDNWSTSHSFCNWIGVTCGAKHKRIKALNLPNMNLIGTIPPELGDLSFLASLNLSGNGFHGDLQEELGQLSRLKLVDLSSNFFIGEIPSSFGRLNQVSDLVLSNNNLTGAIPPEISNLLNTRTLDLASNKLSGSIPSSI; encoded by the coding sequence ATGTCCATTTTCCATTTTCTTCCATCGGCATTAATGTTCTTCCACTGTTTCATGGTCACCTACACCGTGACTACCAGAAACCTCACCACCGATCAATCTGTTCTTCTCGAATTTAAACACCAAATCAATGATCCTCATGGCATCCTAGTCGACAACTGGTCCACCAGCCACTCTTTCTGTAACTGGATCGGTGTCACTTGCGGTGCTAAGCATAAGAGAATCAAAGCTTTGAATCTTCCCAACATGAATCTTATCGGAACTATCCCTCCGGAATTAGGGGACCTCTCGTTCTTAGCCTCTCTTAATTTGAGTGGCAATGGATTCCATGGCGATTTGCAGGAAGAGTTGGGGCAACTGAGTCGTCTGAAACTCGTCGATTTAAGCTCCAATTTCTTTATCGGGGAAATCCCATCATCATTTGGAAGATTGAACCAGGTTTCAGACTTGGTTCTCAGCAATAACAATCTGACTGGAGCAATCCCTCCCGAGATAAGTAATCTTTTGAATACGAGAACACTCGACTTGGCATCGAACAAGCTTTCTGGGTCTATACCCTCTTCCATTTAG
- the LOC128292645 gene encoding receptor kinase-like protein Xa21, translated as MVSLSFNGLSGKMPDDMCHHLPNLEALYLGTNELLGQIPKIINECKNLQVLALDYNQLSGSIPRSTGNLTALTELYLGGNNLEGEIPWEIGNLLNLEIFFAVDMRLTGLIPTSIGNLTNLKEIYLGPNFLEGEIPWAIGNIHSLEIFSAPNMSLNGEIPHSILNGSSLRVIYVMLNHLSGKLPDIRSDSNLEELHLWGNNLSGNIPESISNVSKLRNIALMANSFSGHIPNSLGNLKFLEELRLWKNKLTIKTNSNGEWSFFASLLNCKYLKVLDLSVNPLKGVLPTSISNLSQTLQVFSCADCRIEGTIPMEIGSLNNAIILELTNNELIGSIPTTIGGLTNLQYLGLSGNELQGSIPHDLCGLKGLFELSLDDNELDGPLPPCLGELTSMRKLHLSFNKLHSSIPFSLWSLKDILKVDLSSNYFNGSLPLEIGKLSVLQHLNLSMNSLSNDIPSTIGNLRDLQVLALSSNRFQGLIPTSFGDLIGRGDTKWRAFCELHKPIIHEKLRTVWST; from the exons ATGGTTTCTTTATCCTTCAATGGTTTATCTGGTAAAATGCCAGATGATATGTGTCACCATCTTCCCAATTTGGAGGCACTTTACTTGGGTACAAACGAGTTGTTAGGTCAGATTCCAAAAATTATAAATGAATGCAAGAATCTTCAAGTATTAGCATTAGATTACAATCAGTTGAGTGGCAGCATTCCCAGGAGTACTGGAAATCTAACTGCACTTACAGAGCTATATTTGGGTGGAAATAATTTAGAAG GTGAGATCCCTTGGGAAATTGGAAATCTGTTGAATTTGGAGATATTTTTCGCTGTAGATATGAGGCTTACTGGACTCATTCCCACAAGCATCGGCAATTTAACCAACCTCAAGGAGATATATTTAGGTCCTAATTTTTTAGAAG GTGAAATTCCATGGGCGATTGGGAATATTCATTCGTTGGAGATATTTTCAGCACCAAATATGAGCTTAAATGGGGAGATTCCACATTCTATTCTCAATGGTTCTTCTTTGAGAGTCATTTATGTAATGCTCAATCATTTATCTG GTAAATTACCAGACATAAGGTCGGATTCAAATCTTGAGGAGCTTCACCTATGGGGCAACAATCTTAGTGGAAACATTCCTGAATCTATCTCCAATGTTTCTAAACTCAGAAACATCGCATTGATGGCAAACTCATTCTCTGGTCATATTCCAAATAGTCTTGGCAATCTAAAATTTCTCGAGGAGTTACGCCTTTGGAAGAACAAATTGACCATTAAAACTAATTCAAATGGTGAGTGGAGCTTCTTCGCTTCCTTGCTGAATTGCAAGTATCTAAAAGTGTTAGATTTATCGGTCAACCCATTGAAGGGAGTTCTTCCAACTTCCATCTCCAATCTCTCCCAAACGCTTCAAGTTTTCTCATGCGCGGATTGCAGAATTGAAGGAACCATTCCCATGGAAATCGGTAGCTTGAACAATGCAATCATTTTGGAACTTACCAACAATGAACTTATTGGATCCATTCCAACAACGATAGGAGGGCTAACGAATCTCCAATACTTGGGTCTTAGTGGAAATGAGTTGCAAGGCTCCATCCCACATGATCTTTGCGGTTTAAAGGGATTGTTTGAATTATCATTAGATGACAACGAGCTCGATGGACCTTTACCTCCATGTTTGGGCGAGTTGACTTCTATGAGAAAACTACACTTGTCCTTCAACAAGTTGCATTCATCAATACCTTTCAGTTTATGGAGCTTGAAAGATATCTTAAAAGTAGACTTGTCATCCAACTATTTTAACGGTTCCCTTCCACTTGAAATCGGAAAGTTGAGCGTATTACAACACTTGAACTTGTCAATGAATTCGTTATCAAATGACATCCCATCCACAATTGGAAATCTTCGTGATCTGCAAGTTCTAGCCCTTTCAAGTAATAGGTTTCAAGGTCTTATCCCTACGTCATTCGGTGACCTG ATTGGAAGGGGAGATACCAAGTGGAGGGCCTTTTGCGAACTTCACAAGCCAATCATTCATGAAAAATTACGCACTGTGTGGTCCACCTAG